The Triticum urartu cultivar G1812 unplaced genomic scaffold, Tu2.1 TuUngrouped_contig_5867, whole genome shotgun sequence genome includes the window TGGGTATAAGATACCTGATGGGCATGGGCATGGGTACCAATTTGTGCCCATGAATATTAAAATGGGTGGGTATAGAAAAAACTTTTGGGTATGGATTTGGGCACAAAAAGTTCGTACCtgcccataccctacccattgccatccctaactAAATCTACAAAAGTGTTGGCTATGTCTCCAAATGAAAGCTTCTCCCTCCCATATGACAATCCACCCCGACAGTAAAGCTCTCTCTCCCTCTGCAGCAGTCATATTCAGACGACCACTGCACATGCCTCCCACCTCAACAGAAAATTCAGAAACTTTCGGCTGCACCAAACATGTTCTAACCATCATCTTTCTCAACTTATTAGAGCCATACCGTTCATGTGTACTATCTATCACTACTAGGTAGGAAACCACTTTTTGTTTCTTCTTCCGTCTGAAACTAAgcatgatgtgtgtgtgtgtgcaaccTGCAGGAGATTCCGGCGGAGCACCGGGGCGACGCGGTGAGCAGCCTGGTGTACGAGGCGAACGCGCGCGTGCGCGACCCCATCTATGGCTGCGTCGGCGCCATCACGTCGCTGCAGCGGCAGGTGGAGTCGCTGCAGACCCAGCTCGCGCTGGCGCAGGCCGAGATTGTCAGGCTCAGGATGGCCAACGCCTACGGGGCGGCGCACCACAACGGCGGTGGGAGCACCGCCAGCGGCTCACCGTCCTCCATGTCGTCGCCGACCAAGACAGCGGACCATCACGACATGGCCGTGGACCAGTCCGGCGTGATGGAGCTGGAGCTGGAGTGCTCCAGGTTCTGGGCCTACTGAAGCTGGACGACAAGCTATATTACTACTTAGGCTGATTTAGTGCGTGATCAGGTGATGGTTTGGTATATATAGAAGTACCAGTAAATTTAGTAGCAAATGGTGACCTATACTTAATCCAGCATGTCCGGGGATTTTTGGCTGTGCTTGTGTTGACAAGGTAGAAGAGACACTCCTACAGGCTACAGACATTTGGTATTTTGGTGTGTGCTTTGTGCTACCCCATTGCAAGAACCTTGCTGCCCTTTGAATTCTATTTAGTTGGACAGTCGGACTCCGCTATAGAAATGCAGATTGCCATGTTTATGCCTGTCTTGTCTCAATTGTTTCTTATCAGATGATGAGCATTGCAGCTGAAATTTAATATCCCACTGGTTTTCTGCAATTTCACAGTGCTATATTTTTAGTTCATGCCGAGCACGACAAGAGAAACATCTCTATCTGGTAGATATCAGATAACCATATATTGCATGCAGCTCAAGTTATCACAAGGCATGAAATAGCTTCAGGTTGTTTTTTGTTACAGTACTGGCCCCCGAGAATGAACGATCTGAAGAAACAAGGTTGAGAACCAAATTTTACCAGATTACAACTTGTAAACCGCTTTAGTTCGGGCAGATCCAACCATTTCACGATCTAATGGTCCAAAATTGCAATTGAACATTGCATACCACTCTAGATGACATAAGTTATCCACCGCGGTGACTTCCTACTGTCTGCAAACCCAACAGATTAAAATACTTGTTACCACACAACTCTCTCAGCGCATAGGTCATGGAACTGTTTAATTTTGTAGGAAGCCTTACCAGAAGCGGAGCACTTTGTGAATCCTACACCCTACGGCAAGCTGCGGTTTAGTAAGCCTTGGAAAGAGAGGTATAGATCTTTGCTGTCTGGACCGAATATCTCTTCGGCCTTCTTGAGGGTTTCCTGGTTCACATGTCAATATGGTAAGTTATTTATCGAGGTTCAGGTCACAACATAGACTCAATTCATTGATTAGCAAAAAGATGCAGACAACCAACCTCTCGTGACTGCTTATGAGCATTCAGCTCTTTGATGTTCGCTAAGAACGCTCCAAACTGTTCGTATGATAGACGGCTCCTGCAATAATAATTGTGTGCTTTAGGGATTTTGATACACCCATCTTAGCTGATGTTGAAGATGTAAAGAGTAGGAGATCAACTGACCTGGCCTGACGGAAAAATTCTTTTCCATCAATACGAGGAGTGCGACCTGAAAACCCAAGCATCAACCATATTAATGATATCATGTTGTACACAATCATTTAAGGCACACCATATCTTCAGAGTTCAGAATAAATGAAACCTGGGTTAGGACGTCCCCTTGGAGGTGAGTTAGCTGCAGACGACTGCTTGCTTGAATACCATGGTGTCATTGACATGTGTCCCTCAATTCGAGTTCTTGAAGGCGAGGTAGCTCCAGATACCAACTTTGGTGTTGCTGTGGTAGACATTCCTCTTGGAGAAGCAGAGGTGGACATTATATTTGGTGTGGCTTCTGGCGTAAGGCGTTGGTTGATGTGTGGGGAGAGGGCATACTTTTGGAGTGGAGGCCTTGCCACTGTACCAAACAGATTAGCCAAAATGCAGAGGATTAAATCATAGATAGCTCGAGAACATCAAAATAGACGATCAATGGGAAGCTAAGAAGACCTTCTCTTGTCGTGCTTCCAAGATCCCCAGACCCATTCAACAAACTTGCTGCAGTGTGGCTGATAGATCCGTCTTCAATATTTAAAAGATAATAGAAGTCAGGGATTCATGTCAGGTATTTCCAATGATAAATATAACACAAGGTTTTTTGGGATAAACCTCCACAGGACGATGTTTTGGATGATACTGACTGATCACATGTTGTAATGTCAACCGTTTCTTGCGGCTGCTTGGAAAGATTCAGCAGAGAATCAAGGGAAAACAGTCAAACATTGCTGCAGACTAGCAAGAAATAACACATACGGACAGAGATTGGATAATAATGTGATTATTACGCACCGATGTACTATCATCACGGAGTGACTGCATCAGATGCCTCTTGAACGACTCCAGCTGATAATGGAGCAAATAGTTCAGAATGTTGTCGAATAAAAAAAAGTTGAAGGATCTATAGAACTGAGAAGCAATCATGTGACTTATTCCTTAAATAGCTTGCTTAGCAAAGAGTGCCTCTCCTTTCATTTGTCATGGAAATTTATAAAAATGCACACATTTGCTCAGCCCTCGCATGCATTTCTGCAAGCCTGTAAGGCTCCAATCTTCCTAATTCTGGCACGCCACAATGCCAATGAACATAGTTGCTAATTTGGTGAAATGCATTTCAGTTTCACAAGAATAAATGCAGTTGATTACCTTCCCACTAGCCCTTGATTCGCTATCTTTTTCTTGAAAGAAAAGAGGGGCCGACCTTGATTTTCTTTCATTGTTTGCACATGGCATTAAATATGTGAAGAATCCCAATTTTCTGTTAAACTTAAACCTGACTCTCATTTGTAACCTGCCCAAGTTAGAATTCGCTCTTCCCTGGTACTCGTACTAACAAAATTGGTGTACTAAGTACTACTCCAGATTAGTGAACGTGTTTCAGGCATACAATCCCAGTGAGCAAGTACATTACTACGTACTACAAGCCATCATCCACCACTAAACCGATCACATGACCAGAGATCTCAGCTGCACCACCTGACCCAAGTCCCGACCTCCCTCCCAGGGTTGCACATCACTACATACACCAACATCTACTGCAAGGATAGCGAGAAGAAAAAAGATGCAAGGGCCAAACCTTGTGCAGGTCGCGCGCCTGCTTCTTGGAGGTCTGCGCCAGCGAGTCCCGCTCCTTGCTCAGCTGAATCTGCAATCTCAAGCGAACAGCAAAAGCCTCGTCAGCCAACCAACGGAGGCGGAACCAAACGAGAGCGGAGGAGAACGGGAATCAAAAAACCCACATACATTGTCCTCGAGCGCGGCGCGGAGCCTGGCATTGGTCTCCTGGAGCGCGCGGTCGAGCAGCGCGACGCGGTCCCGCAGCTCGGCGTTCTCCCGGTCCCGCTCGGCGGCGCCCTCCCTGAGGCGCGCGGCCTCCCGCTCGAGCCCGGTCACCCGGCCGGCGACGGCCAGCGCGGTGTGGCATCGCCGCGGCGCGACGAGATCTCGGCCGCTTCGGAGGGGATGGGAGGAGAGCTGGCCGAAAGGGACCACTGCCGCCTCGCCGCTGCGCGTGGAAAAGTTTCGATTTTGAAATTGGGGGGCTCGGCCTCGGCGGCGGAAGCGAGGTTTCGAATTGTTTGTTTTGGGGTGGGCACGGGGCGGGGGAGGGACCTCGCCTCGCGCTCGGTCCTGTGTTTGTTTCTTGTTTGTGTTTGGGTGGACGCCAGCCCCATTGTAGCAAAGTTTTAGGTTTTTTCTTAAATAAAAAATTTAAAGAAAATATACTTTCATACTATGTATATTGTTATTACATTTCGTGGATCTTACCATATTTTTTTATAAATTTAGTTAAATTTAAACAAGTTTGACTCTAGACAAACGTAGAACTTCAATCGTTTTGGAACGGAGGAACGGCGCTCGTGATGGTGTCCTCCGTGTCCCCCTCGCCTCGAAGCTGGTTTAAACTCCATTTATTTTGGGGAAGGATTTACTTTCGAAATGCTCCTGATTACAGATATGCCCAGATGAAATGGCCTTTTTCACCAGACCATTTATTCGATCACTAAATTGTCATAGCAGTGCTTGGTTATGCAACTGGCCTGTGACGCGCCACTTTCGACTTCCCGATGAACCATAGACCTCTCTCAGTTTCCACGAGGCAGCACGCGTTACACCGAGTCAGTCGGTACCCTTTCCAGATGAACAATAGGCCTCCTTTGCTTCATAGGATTAAAAAATCATAGGAATAGAAAAGTtataggaaatgagatgacatgcatctcaaatcctatgcataggaatagaaaaggagatgccctttgattcacaccataggattttttccattgagtctaggctaatgtttattttcctatgaaatgtagaggataggaagaattcctccataggaatatgatttcattcctacaaaccaaagagctctgaaggaatttttcctataaaaatcatattcTATGAAAATCCTATaaaattcctccaaaccaaaggaggcctaaacTTGTGCAGGGACAACTTATGCTCAAAAAAGAAACTTGTGCAGGGACAACATGTGCAACAGGTCATTACATTCGTCTGCAGCATTCGGCACTACTACCACTACATGGTACACCTCCCACCCACCCACTGGAGTACAAAAAGAATCGCACAACACTCACTATCAAGAGCGTTTTTTTGTACAAGGCTCGAACGGTACTAGGAATTTACATATGCCAGACACAATTCGGCATGCAGCCTTACCCAGCAACCAAAAAGAGAGACATATATGGGAGATAACATGGCATTTCCAGCCGACGCTGGCCCGCAAGCTGCTATGCATGCATATTCGTCATTATCCTTTGATGAGCGGGTTAGTATCATCAGCTTAACAACACAGGACCATCCATCTGCCCAGtcacccgccgccgccttcgGCATTTCATCTTTTATATAGTCCGCCTTCAGATTCATCTCTTTTCTATGTCACCTGCTCATTCTCGTTCCGAGGCGGCTCGGCGTAGTCCTGACCGCCATGGTGGTCACGGACGTCCCTGAACATGGAGAAGAAGGAAACTATGCCGTCAGAAGCACCGCCTCCTAACAACCACAGCAAGAGGGAGCCGAACGGGTTCAACGAGCCCGAGGCTGCGGGGGCGTTGCCGGCTTGCTCGAGATTTTGATCCTCGTACTGGAGAGGGTTGGTGGCTGCCTCGGCGTTTTCATTGAGTTGCTGGCCACCCTCTTGTTGGTTCCTCGTGGGCTCGCCCTGGGCCAGTAGGGGGTCTGCTTCACGAGCTGCACCAACGTCGTCATTCATCGTGCCGGGGTCCCTCACGTTTACCCTCGCGATATGTAATGTTGAAGTGTAGATGGTAGAGGATGTGATCTGAACACCAGTCTGTTGGTGAATGTGAGCTCGGCTCCTGATGAATCTCTGGAGGGCTGGCACCTGAAACGCAACAAGCCAATCTCAAGTAAATAGCATGGGTGACAAGGAGACGTCTGTCGGGGCTTTTGAACCCATTAGCCATTATACAGTCTTCCCACCATCCTATGTGCACCCTATCTAGCTCGGTAGCTATATGAGATCAAAGCAATCTTTGCGATTTATAATGAATGAAAAGTGTGACAAGAG containing:
- the LOC125529812 gene encoding uncharacterized protein At4g15545-like, translated to MPKAAAGDWADGWSCVVKLMILTRSSKDNDEYACIAACGPASAGNAIKNLKLCYNGAGVHPNTNKKQTQDRARGEVPPPPRAHPKTNNSKPRFRRRGRAPQFQNRNFSTRSGEAAVVPFGQLSSHPLRSGRDLVAPRRCHTALAVAGRVTGLEREAARLREGAAERDRENAELRDRVALLDRALQETNARLRAALEDNIQLSKERDSLAQTSKKQARDLHKLESFKRHLMQSLRDDSTSPQETVDITTCDQSVSSKTSSCGDGSISHTAASLLNGSGDLGSTTREVARPPLQKYALSPHINQRLTPEATPNIMSTSASPRGMSTTATPKLVSGATSPSRTRIEGHMSMTPWYSSKQSSAANSPPRGRPNPGRTPRIDGKEFFRQARSRLSYEQFGAFLANIKELNAHKQSREETLKKAEEIFGPDSKDLYLSFQGLLNRSLP